One genomic segment of Erythrobacter sp. THAF29 includes these proteins:
- the groES gene encoding co-chaperone GroES, producing MAFRPLHDRVVVRRIEADQKTAGGIIIPDSAQEKPSEGEIVAVGEGARDDDGDRIPLDVKAGDRVLFGKWSGTEVKIDGEDLLIMKESDIMGIIS from the coding sequence ATGGCATTTCGTCCGCTGCACGACCGCGTTGTCGTCCGCCGCATCGAAGCCGACCAGAAAACCGCTGGCGGCATCATCATCCCCGACTCCGCACAGGAAAAGCCATCCGAGGGCGAAATCGTCGCCGTCGGCGAAGGCGCTCGCGACGACGACGGCGACCGCATCCCGCTGGATGTGAAAGCCGGCGACCGTGTGCTCTTCGGCAAATGGTCGGGCACCGAAGTGAAGATCGACGGTGAAGACCTGCTGATCATGAAGGAAAGCGACATCATGGGGATCATCAGCTGA
- the groL gene encoding chaperonin GroEL (60 kDa chaperone family; promotes refolding of misfolded polypeptides especially under stressful conditions; forms two stacked rings of heptamers to form a barrel-shaped 14mer; ends can be capped by GroES; misfolded proteins enter the barrel where they are refolded when GroES binds) — protein sequence MAAKDVKFSRDAREGILKGVDTLANAVKVTLGPKGRNVVIDKSFGAPRITKDGVTVAKEIELKDKFENMGAQMLKEVASKTNDLAGDGTTTATVLGQAIAREGMTAVAAGMNPMDLKRGIDTAVHAVVENLKSRSKDVSGSEEIAQVGVISANGDKEVGEKIAEAMEKVGKEGVITVEEAKGLEFELDVVEGMQFDRGYLSPYFITNPDKMTVELDNPYILIHEKKLSNLQSMLPILEAAVQSGRPLLIIAEDIEGEALATLVVNKLRGGLKVAAVKAPGFGDRRKAMLQDIAILTKGEMVSEDLGIKLENVTLGMLGEAKRVTIDKDNTTIVDGAGSEEDIKARVAEIRTQIENTTSDYDREKLQERLAKLAGGVAVIKVGGASEVEVKERKDRVDDALHATRAAVEEGIVPGGGTALLYASKVLEGVKGENDDQTRGIDIVRRAIMAPVRQIAENAGHDGAVVSGNLLREGDETQGFNAATETYENLVEAGVIDPTKVVRTALQDAASVAGLLITTEAAITDAPEDKSAAPAMPDMGGMGGMGGMGGF from the coding sequence ATGGCTGCCAAGGACGTAAAGTTCAGCCGTGACGCCCGCGAGGGCATCCTCAAGGGCGTCGACACGCTCGCCAACGCCGTAAAGGTCACTCTCGGCCCCAAGGGTCGCAACGTCGTGATCGACAAGAGCTTCGGCGCTCCCCGCATCACCAAGGACGGCGTCACCGTCGCCAAGGAAATCGAGCTTAAGGACAAGTTCGAGAACATGGGCGCCCAGATGCTCAAGGAAGTGGCATCGAAAACCAATGATCTTGCAGGTGACGGCACCACGACCGCAACCGTGCTCGGCCAGGCGATTGCCCGCGAAGGCATGACCGCCGTTGCCGCCGGCATGAATCCGATGGATCTGAAGCGCGGCATCGACACTGCGGTCCACGCCGTCGTAGAAAACCTCAAGAGCCGTTCGAAAGACGTCTCGGGCTCCGAAGAAATCGCCCAGGTCGGCGTTATCTCGGCCAATGGCGACAAAGAAGTCGGCGAGAAGATCGCCGAAGCCATGGAAAAGGTCGGCAAAGAAGGCGTCATCACCGTCGAGGAAGCCAAGGGTCTCGAATTCGAGCTCGACGTGGTCGAAGGCATGCAGTTCGACCGCGGCTATCTCTCGCCCTACTTCATCACCAACCCGGACAAGATGACGGTCGAACTCGATAACCCGTACATCCTGATCCATGAGAAGAAGCTTTCGAACCTCCAGTCGATGCTGCCGATCCTCGAAGCGGCCGTTCAGAGCGGTCGCCCGCTGCTGATCATCGCGGAGGACATCGAAGGCGAAGCACTTGCAACCCTCGTGGTGAACAAGCTGCGCGGCGGCCTCAAGGTTGCTGCGGTCAAGGCACCGGGCTTCGGCGATCGTCGCAAGGCCATGCTGCAGGACATCGCGATCCTCACCAAAGGCGAGATGGTCAGCGAAGATCTCGGCATCAAGCTCGAGAACGTGACCCTCGGCATGCTGGGCGAAGCCAAGCGCGTCACCATCGACAAGGACAACACCACCATCGTCGATGGCGCAGGTAGCGAAGAGGACATCAAAGCCCGCGTTGCCGAAATCCGCACCCAGATCGAGAACACCACGAGCGACTATGACCGCGAGAAGCTCCAGGAGCGCCTCGCCAAGCTCGCCGGCGGTGTTGCCGTGATCAAGGTCGGCGGTGCTTCGGAAGTCGAAGTGAAGGAACGCAAGGACCGCGTCGACGACGCGCTGCACGCCACCCGCGCTGCTGTCGAAGAGGGCATCGTCCCGGGCGGCGGCACCGCGTTGCTTTACGCATCGAAGGTGCTCGAAGGCGTGAAGGGCGAGAATGACGACCAGACCCGCGGCATCGACATCGTCCGCCGCGCGATCATGGCACCGGTTCGCCAGATTGCCGAAAACGCCGGCCATGACGGTGCGGTTGTTTCGGGCAATCTCCTGCGCGAAGGCGACGAAACGCAGGGCTTCAACGCGGCAACTGAAACCTATGAAAACCTGGTCGAGGCCGGCGTGATCGACCCGACCAAGGTCGTGCGCACCGCGCTCCAGGACGCAGCTTCGGTCGCAGGCCTGCTGATCACCACGGAAGCGGCGATTACCGACGCTCCGGAAGACAAGAGCGCTGCACCGGCCATGCCCGATATGGGCGGAATGGGCGGCATGGGCGGAATGGGCGGCTTCTAA
- a CDS encoding host attachment protein — MKLAHKAHVALVDGESFTLFRNEGQIFEPKLVKEDNPELDVTNFSAGVRHQDHIGQELGRTQLEELAHGAAVAEWLNAKAISGDLNEVLIIADPKSLGEMRQHYHSELEKRVIGEIDKTLTGMPIDKLEQAIASE; from the coding sequence ATGAAGTTAGCACACAAGGCTCACGTCGCACTGGTCGATGGAGAGAGCTTCACGCTCTTCCGCAATGAAGGCCAGATTTTCGAACCCAAGCTCGTCAAGGAAGACAATCCCGAACTAGACGTCACCAATTTCAGCGCCGGAGTTCGGCATCAGGATCATATCGGACAGGAGCTTGGCCGCACGCAGCTTGAAGAGCTCGCGCACGGGGCGGCTGTCGCTGAATGGCTGAATGCAAAGGCAATCAGCGGCGACCTCAATGAAGTGCTGATCATAGCCGACCCGAAATCGCTGGGCGAAATGCGCCAGCACTATCATTCCGAGCTGGAGAAACGCGTGATCGGAGAGATCGACAAGACATTGACAGGCATGCCGATCGACAAGCTCGAACAGGCCATCGCCTCCGAGTAA
- a CDS encoding FAD-binding protein yields the protein MFKLPKILRPKNRPADGDLREKEKLESWMRVFQCGVYQHRFTSDEKLAEFIRDCEYSCVGQSHSYNGIQIVPDLNAVMMGKSTLDICTYDKATQTVTCGPSTTIEQLKRELLEHDRKMFNSGNYMAQTVVGALVTGTHGYGKRATMADAITQLTFLDGAGREVTLKRGDPDFGYAAISFGTIAPIISVTLETAPLEEYQSDAWITRLSKKKGREKGSVATSWAVVPYSNPDDPLIMLHTLRPASENKNAKKHVPKFFSAAGLTMFFIERYWAIDRAFPKMRRSLQRLADRIDIRSHRRTITDKRDLDYLYDPEPLLKSQRSPDFLTGLFSTTHTAYNLAFHVPLDRAEEVIKFILLEVESWRTLGFYLKSLIGVRELSDASSLPFAANFGGAVAAIDLFADIRDYAWLERIQREVLSYFENVRPHWGKSAIVGEFADSLGEDTHMAHLRALHQHHFPSGNLKPNERVRRLFDLGQPMATASISKATYDDG from the coding sequence ATGTTCAAGCTGCCGAAAATCCTGCGGCCCAAGAACAGGCCCGCGGATGGCGATCTGAGGGAAAAAGAAAAGCTCGAATCCTGGATGCGGGTCTTCCAGTGCGGCGTCTACCAGCACCGCTTTACTTCTGACGAGAAGCTCGCCGAGTTCATACGCGACTGCGAATACTCCTGCGTCGGCCAGTCCCACAGCTACAACGGCATCCAGATCGTCCCCGACCTCAACGCAGTGATGATGGGCAAGTCGACACTCGACATCTGCACCTATGACAAGGCGACACAGACGGTCACGTGCGGGCCATCCACGACAATCGAGCAGTTGAAACGCGAGCTGCTCGAACACGACCGCAAAATGTTCAACAGCGGCAATTACATGGCGCAGACGGTTGTCGGCGCGCTGGTCACCGGAACCCATGGGTATGGCAAACGCGCGACGATGGCGGACGCGATTACGCAACTGACCTTCCTTGATGGAGCCGGCCGCGAAGTGACATTGAAGCGCGGCGATCCCGATTTCGGGTACGCCGCTATCTCCTTTGGCACCATCGCCCCGATCATCAGCGTTACGTTGGAAACCGCGCCGCTCGAGGAGTACCAGTCCGACGCCTGGATCACGCGGCTCAGCAAGAAGAAGGGGCGCGAAAAAGGAAGCGTTGCCACCTCTTGGGCGGTGGTCCCCTACAGCAACCCGGACGATCCCCTCATCATGTTGCACACGCTCCGCCCGGCGAGCGAAAACAAGAACGCGAAGAAGCACGTACCGAAATTCTTCTCGGCTGCGGGGCTCACGATGTTCTTTATCGAGCGTTACTGGGCAATCGACCGGGCATTTCCCAAGATGCGCCGCTCGCTCCAGCGCCTTGCCGACCGGATCGACATTCGAAGCCATCGCCGCACTATCACCGACAAGCGCGATCTCGACTATCTCTACGATCCAGAGCCGCTGCTAAAATCACAGCGCTCGCCCGATTTCCTGACGGGGCTCTTTTCTACCACCCACACCGCCTACAACCTCGCTTTTCATGTGCCGCTCGACCGGGCGGAGGAAGTCATCAAATTCATACTCCTCGAAGTCGAAAGCTGGAGGACGCTCGGTTTCTACCTGAAGAGCCTGATCGGAGTGCGTGAGTTGAGCGACGCCTCATCCCTTCCCTTCGCCGCCAATTTCGGCGGTGCGGTCGCTGCGATCGACCTGTTCGCAGATATCCGCGATTACGCCTGGCTCGAGCGGATACAGCGCGAGGTCCTTAGCTATTTCGAGAATGTGCGACCGCATTGGGGAAAGAGCGCGATTGTCGGCGAGTTTGCCGATAGCCTTGGCGAGGACACGCACATGGCACATTTGCGCGCGCTCCACCAACATCACTTTCCATCGGGTAATCTGAAGCCCAATGAGCGCGTGCGACGCCTGTTCGATCTCGGTCAACCGATGGCTACCGCGTCGATTTCCAAGGCGACGTATGACGATGGCTGA
- a CDS encoding DUF885 family protein has translation MKIQIAALLLGSVVLANCDAAVSQPTFECTQTETECINEWFDAKFEEALRFSPIRQTALGIKTDYDKIDDFSVEAEQEQLEWWRAATAEMEANFDYDELSDEAKLSWDMWQFRLEQAEAAANWRDQQYILHQMNGTHTALPSFLLSQHKVESESDMLAFIARLGGIGTAMDQLLVRAQSNAEAGTRPPRFAYDAVIDESRKLITGAPFDDGAPSALWAATEEHLAKLVADGIITQERADELREQAREALTEKMAPAYARVIEWFTADRSNTSDETKGVSSLTNGADFYNHQLAMMTTTELTADEIHEKGLAEVARIRGEMEAIMDEVGFAGSLQDFFAFTREDDRFYFPDNDRGAEMYIEQSKKHLDFINERLPEYFGILPKAPLEVRRVEPFREQDGAAQHYRPGTPDGSRPGIYYAHLSDMRAMPIPVLEAIAYHEGNPGHHMQVSIAQELAGVPRFRSQGGFISAFGEGWALYSELLAKEMGAYEDPYSDFGRLTNEMWRAIRLVVDTGIHSKGWSEQQAVDYFLENSPMPETTVRSEVRRYFVLPGQATSYKIGMIRIQELRAMAERELGEDFDIRGFHDTVLGGGAVPLNILEQRVNRWVNSQKST, from the coding sequence ATGAAAATTCAAATTGCCGCACTCTTGCTCGGATCAGTCGTGCTTGCAAATTGCGACGCTGCCGTCAGCCAACCGACATTCGAATGCACACAGACCGAGACCGAGTGCATCAACGAATGGTTCGATGCGAAGTTCGAAGAGGCGCTGAGGTTCAGCCCGATCCGGCAGACCGCGCTGGGCATCAAGACCGACTACGACAAAATCGACGACTTCTCGGTCGAGGCTGAGCAGGAGCAGCTCGAATGGTGGCGCGCGGCGACAGCCGAGATGGAGGCCAATTTCGACTATGACGAGCTGTCCGACGAGGCGAAGCTGTCATGGGACATGTGGCAATTCCGGCTGGAACAGGCCGAGGCCGCCGCGAACTGGCGCGACCAGCAATACATTCTCCACCAGATGAACGGGACACATACTGCACTACCGAGCTTTCTCCTGTCGCAACACAAGGTGGAAAGCGAGAGCGACATGCTCGCCTTTATCGCGCGCCTTGGTGGGATTGGCACCGCGATGGACCAGCTTCTCGTGCGCGCCCAGAGCAATGCCGAAGCAGGCACTCGCCCGCCGCGCTTCGCCTATGATGCTGTAATCGATGAGAGCCGCAAGCTCATCACCGGCGCACCCTTCGATGACGGGGCACCATCGGCGCTGTGGGCCGCAACGGAAGAGCATCTCGCCAAGCTGGTCGCTGACGGCATTATTACTCAGGAGCGCGCAGACGAGTTGCGAGAGCAAGCCCGTGAGGCGCTCACTGAAAAGATGGCGCCGGCTTATGCGCGAGTAATCGAATGGTTCACTGCCGACCGCTCCAACACATCGGACGAGACCAAGGGCGTGAGCTCGCTGACCAACGGCGCCGACTTCTACAACCACCAGCTCGCGATGATGACGACGACCGAACTCACTGCCGACGAGATCCACGAAAAGGGCCTTGCCGAAGTCGCGCGAATTCGCGGCGAGATGGAAGCCATCATGGACGAGGTCGGGTTCGCCGGCTCGCTGCAGGATTTCTTTGCCTTCACGCGCGAGGACGACCGCTTTTATTTCCCCGACAATGATCGCGGCGCGGAGATGTACATCGAGCAGTCGAAGAAGCACCTCGACTTCATCAACGAACGCCTGCCCGAATATTTCGGCATCCTGCCGAAAGCTCCGCTGGAAGTCCGGCGGGTCGAGCCATTCCGGGAGCAGGATGGCGCCGCTCAGCACTATCGCCCCGGCACGCCTGATGGCTCGCGGCCCGGTATCTACTATGCCCACCTGTCGGACATGCGCGCGATGCCGATCCCCGTGCTCGAAGCTATTGCCTATCACGAGGGAAATCCCGGCCATCACATGCAGGTTTCGATTGCACAGGAACTTGCAGGCGTGCCGCGCTTCCGTTCGCAGGGCGGCTTTATCTCTGCCTTTGGGGAGGGTTGGGCGCTCTATTCCGAACTGCTGGCGAAGGAAATGGGCGCCTACGAAGATCCCTATTCGGACTTCGGTCGGCTAACCAACGAGATGTGGCGTGCGATCCGTCTGGTGGTCGACACCGGCATCCATTCCAAGGGCTGGAGCGAGCAACAGGCCGTCGACTACTTCCTCGAGAACTCGCCGATGCCCGAAACCACGGTACGATCCGAAGTGCGCCGGTATTTCGTGCTGCCCGGACAGGCGACGAGCTACAAGATTGGCATGATCCGCATTCAGGAACTGCGCGCGATGGCCGAACGCGAGCTCGGTGAAGACTTCGACATTCGCGGATTTCACGACACCGTACTTGGTGGCGGCGCGGTGCCGCTCAACATCCTCGAACAACGGGTCAACCGTTGGGTGAATTCGCAGAAATCGACCTGA
- a CDS encoding DUF305 domain-containing protein — MTNNHSAARGSRAILTALLLGSSSMAFAQSAPIVQPGAPGQESRTLSADEATKLAASKYTDADVKFMQNMIVHHQQAVVMSELVVDRTNTEEVVAIAGRILASQADEIDFMRNWLSERGEPTEMPAMAAHKEPIHHMMAGMATPAQLEALRQSEGTEFDRQFLTLMIAHHEGAIEMVDALLRQPGSAADPILFRFIGDVENDQKAELDKMDVVLAGLSEDPRASLAAGFDDAGEAISNLRKVASLPKPAGFFDPDNPADLRPAVPPRKDDDDAAAAEIEGEIDEAQLADESPVAVETGDANDETVAIADADGDDDSTGDPERNDDDEDLTQFAERSPLLDFANTDMAFFDDIMVAGNYHGFNIYRLGDDGVPNLVSSVVCPGGQGDVSVVGDILIMSVEQTRGRVDCGLQGVEDDVSEERFRGLRIFDISDLTRPRQVGGVQTCRGSHTHSVVSANDERIVVYNSGTSRIREQEELARCIDNPADSRTALFSIDVIEIPVANPGAARIVRSPRVFADAETGEIAGLWKGGDSGEGTQRTSRTDQCHDITVFPSKNLAAGACSGNGILMDISDPMNPVRIDAVFDKGFAYWHSATFNNDGTKVIFTDEWGGGGRPRCRASDPMTWGANAIYNIVDGKLEFQSHYKMPGPQGDTENCVAHNGSIIPVPGRDIFVQSWYQGGISVMDFTDSANPKEIAFFDRGPISEEQLVVGGYWSSYWYNGRIYGTEITRGIDVFALEPSEHLTAAEIAAAESASYADSRFNPQTQTQVTWDDDVIEAATASRRGG; from the coding sequence ATGACTAACAACCACTCTGCCGCGCGTGGCTCGCGCGCGATCCTGACCGCCTTGTTGCTGGGAAGCTCCAGCATGGCCTTCGCACAGAGCGCGCCCATTGTGCAACCGGGCGCCCCCGGCCAGGAAAGCCGCACGCTTAGCGCCGATGAAGCCACCAAGCTTGCCGCTTCCAAATATACCGATGCGGACGTCAAATTCATGCAAAACATGATCGTGCACCACCAGCAGGCAGTGGTGATGTCCGAGCTTGTCGTTGATCGCACCAATACTGAAGAGGTGGTGGCGATCGCCGGGCGTATCCTGGCCAGCCAGGCCGACGAGATCGATTTTATGCGCAATTGGCTCAGTGAACGCGGTGAGCCGACCGAAATGCCGGCAATGGCGGCGCACAAGGAGCCCATTCACCACATGATGGCTGGCATGGCGACGCCCGCGCAGCTCGAAGCGCTCCGGCAGTCGGAAGGTACCGAATTCGACCGTCAGTTTCTCACATTGATGATTGCCCATCACGAAGGAGCGATCGAAATGGTCGATGCGCTTTTGCGCCAGCCGGGCAGTGCTGCCGACCCGATCCTTTTCCGCTTTATCGGAGATGTCGAGAACGACCAGAAAGCCGAACTCGACAAGATGGACGTCGTGCTCGCAGGCCTTTCCGAAGATCCGCGTGCATCTCTCGCCGCCGGATTCGATGATGCTGGCGAAGCGATCAGCAACCTTCGCAAAGTCGCAAGCCTTCCCAAGCCAGCCGGCTTTTTCGACCCGGACAATCCCGCCGATCTTCGCCCTGCGGTTCCGCCTCGCAAGGATGACGACGATGCGGCCGCAGCAGAAATCGAGGGCGAAATCGACGAAGCGCAGCTCGCCGACGAAAGCCCGGTCGCGGTCGAAACCGGCGATGCCAATGATGAGACCGTCGCAATCGCCGACGCCGATGGAGACGATGACAGCACTGGCGATCCGGAGCGGAATGACGACGACGAGGACTTGACCCAATTCGCCGAGCGCAGCCCGCTGCTCGACTTCGCGAACACCGACATGGCGTTTTTCGACGACATCATGGTTGCGGGTAATTACCACGGCTTCAACATCTACCGCCTCGGCGATGACGGCGTGCCGAACCTCGTCAGCTCGGTGGTATGCCCGGGCGGGCAGGGCGATGTTTCGGTTGTCGGCGACATTCTCATCATGAGCGTCGAGCAGACCCGCGGCCGCGTCGATTGCGGGTTGCAGGGCGTCGAAGACGATGTGAGCGAGGAGCGTTTCCGCGGACTTCGCATTTTCGACATTTCCGACCTCACGCGCCCACGTCAGGTCGGCGGCGTGCAGACCTGCCGCGGCAGCCACACTCACTCAGTCGTGAGCGCCAATGACGAGCGGATCGTCGTTTACAATTCGGGCACGTCGCGCATCCGCGAGCAGGAAGAGCTCGCGCGCTGCATCGACAATCCGGCAGATAGTCGCACGGCGCTGTTCAGCATCGATGTGATCGAGATTCCGGTCGCGAACCCAGGTGCCGCCCGCATCGTCCGCAGTCCGCGCGTTTTTGCCGACGCAGAAACCGGCGAGATCGCAGGCCTTTGGAAAGGTGGTGATAGCGGCGAGGGTACCCAACGCACCTCACGCACCGATCAGTGCCACGACATCACCGTCTTCCCGAGCAAGAACCTCGCCGCAGGCGCGTGTTCGGGTAACGGGATACTTATGGATATTTCCGACCCGATGAACCCGGTTCGCATCGACGCCGTTTTCGACAAGGGCTTTGCCTACTGGCACTCGGCAACATTCAACAATGACGGCACCAAGGTGATCTTCACCGATGAGTGGGGCGGCGGTGGCCGTCCGCGCTGCCGGGCTTCCGATCCCATGACTTGGGGTGCCAACGCGATCTACAACATCGTGGACGGCAAGCTTGAATTCCAGAGCCACTACAAAATGCCCGGGCCGCAGGGTGACACGGAGAATTGCGTCGCGCACAACGGTTCGATCATTCCGGTGCCGGGCCGCGATATCTTCGTGCAGTCATGGTACCAGGGCGGCATCAGCGTGATGGACTTCACCGATAGTGCCAACCCCAAGGAAATCGCCTTCTTCGATCGCGGCCCGATAAGTGAAGAGCAGCTCGTGGTGGGCGGCTATTGGTCATCCTACTGGTATAACGGCCGCATCTACGGGACAGAGATCACGCGGGGCATCGACGTTTTCGCATTGGAGCCGAGTGAGCATCTGACCGCAGCCGAAATCGCCGCTGCGGAGTCGGCAAGCTACGCGGACTCGCGTTTTAATCCGCAGACCCAGACGCAGGTCACCTGGGATGATGACGTGATAGAAGCCGCAACCGCCAGCCGCCGGGGCGGCTAG